One part of the Odontesthes bonariensis isolate fOdoBon6 chromosome 15, fOdoBon6.hap1, whole genome shotgun sequence genome encodes these proteins:
- the cist1 gene encoding putative LOC729966 homolog, which yields MSATMHLIVLVSLLTAAVCGGTSTFSSTEQGKVTSTSATNLNSLPTSSTLTTTAGTPQSQTATQQITSEVASASTQTPRTEQTIPSTSPKITPITQKPNEMVSQEQTVPSASESPNVSTTVNTTRPVTPPSALSTKWGNSGLAANPGLVAIICIFSIILALVLFVLIVKCAKSPRSNFERLEDMPMGKVNEESPFAHYSK from the exons ATGTCTGCAACGATGCACCTCATTGTTTTGGTGTCCTTGTTAACAGCGGCGGTCTGCGGTG gCACCAGCACTTTCTCTTCAACTGAGCAGGGAAAAGTAACAAGTACAAGTGCTACAAACCTCAACAGCTTACCCACTTCATCCACTCTGACAACCACCGCTGGCACACCGCAGTCTCAAACAGCAACACAACAAATAACCTCTGAAGTCGCTTcagcttcaacacaaacacccaGGACGGAGCAAACTATTCCCAGCACCAGTCCAAAGATAACACCGATTACCCAGAAACCAAATGAGATGGTGTCGCAAGAACAGACAGTCCCATCAGCATCAGAATCACCAAATGTCTCCACCACCGTAAACACGACCCGTCCAG tcaCACCTCCTTCAGCTCTTTCAACCAAATGGGGAAACAGCGGCTTGGCAGCCAACCCTGGCCTCGTGGCCATCATCTGCATCTTCAGCATCATCCTCGCTCTTGTCCTGTTTGTTCTAATAGTGAAATGTGCCAAGTCGCCAAGATCCAACTTCGAGAGGCTTGAAGACATGCCCATG GGCAAAGTGAATGAAGAGTCTCCGTTTGCGCACTACTCAAAATGA